In Populus nigra chromosome 10, ddPopNigr1.1, whole genome shotgun sequence, the following proteins share a genomic window:
- the LOC133706054 gene encoding small ribosomal subunit protein uS9 encodes MAAPTESVQCFGRKKTAVAVTHCKRGRGLIKINGCPIELVEPEILRFKAYEPILLLGRQRFAGVDMRIRVKGGGHTSQIYAIRQSIAKALVAFYQKYVDEQSKKEIKDILVRYDRTLLVADPRRCETKKFGGRGARARFQKSYR; translated from the coding sequence ATGGCGGCGCCAACGGAGTCCGTGCAGTGCTTCGGAAGGAAGAAAACAGCAGTCGCAGTCACCCATTGCAAGCGCGGTCGCGGCCTGATCAAGATCAACGGCTGCCCAATCGAACTTGTTGAGCCTGAAATCCTCCGATTCAAGGCCTATGAACCAATCCTTCTCTTAGGACGACAACGTTTTGCTGGAGTGGACATGAGGATCCGTGTCAAGGGTGGAGGACACACGTCTCAGATCTATGCGATCAGGCAGAGCATCGCAAAGGCACTTGTGGCGTTTTACCAGAAGTACGTGGATGAGCAGAGCAAGAAGGAGATAAAGGACATTTTGGTGAGGTATGATAGAACTTTGCTGGTTGCTGATCCCAGAAGGTGCGAGACTAAGAAGTTTGGTGGACGTGGCGCCAGAGCTAGATTCCAGAAATCTTACCGTTga
- the LOC133704728 gene encoding probable ATP-dependent DNA helicase CHR12 isoform X1, with translation MVPQLEHHRQQDSPAASTSSTLEDHVQKTKSLISALNFVSRDLPLPPDLFDTVSSIYSDDGNADFDGGTQDKSRLQGNPGISIRGDLMTEFEDALSKQRPNCMSGFALAELRENRYQSHILHRINELEELSSTRGEDLQMKCLLELHGLKLAELQSKVRSEVSSEYWLRLNCTFPDKQLFDWGIMRLPRPLYGIGDAFAMEADDQFRKKRDAERLSRLEEEERNQVETRKRKFFAEILNAVREFQLQVQATLKRRKQRNDGIQAWHGRQRQRATRAEKLRLQALKADDQEAYMRMVKESKNERLTMLLEETNKLLVNLGAAVQRQKDAKHSDGIEPLKDLEADSPELDASRNESPLDTCPEEDEVIDSDINDDSGDLLEGQRQYNSAIHSIQEKVTEQPSILKGGQLRPYQLEGLQWMLSLFNNNLNGILADEMGLGKTIQTISLIAYLKETKGICGPHLIVAPKAVLPNWINEFSTWIEENEIKAFLYDGRLEERKAIREQLSKEGNLQVLITHYDLIMRDKAFLKKIHWQYMIVDEGHRLKNHECALAKTIAGYQLKRRLLLTGTPIQNSLQELWSLLNFLLPHIFNSEDKFEEWFNAPFADRGEVSLTDEEQLLIIRRLHNVIRPFILRRKKDEVEKYLPGKSQVILKCDLSAWQKVYYQQVTEMGRVGLQNGSGKSKSLQNLTMQLRKCCNHPYLFVGDYNMWRKDEIMRASGKFELLDRLLPKLHATDHRVLLFSQMTRLMDILEIYLQLHDYKYLRLDGSTKTEERGTLLKKFNAPDSPYFMFLLSTRAGGLGLNLQTADTVIIFDSDWNPQMDQQAEDRAHRIGQKKEVRVFVLVSVGSVEEVILERAKQKKGIDAKVIQAGLFNTTSTAQDRREMLQDIMRRGTSSLGTDVPSEREINRLAARSQEEFRIFEEMDKERRKQEDYRSRLMEEHEVPEWAYQAPDSKEDKGKGFEQNSTSVLGKRRRKEVTYGDTLSDLQWMKAVENGQDISKLSSKGKKQEHTRSEVNDTANNSAGTEKKVLEMRNDSMPVASEGTSEDTYASAPKRPQSEEAVTEKTDYQVLEKSEQGVGGSGWNRQIFTWNTYKKKRSSYVFPSSSSDSRGQNSNVKGNGWA, from the exons ATGGTCCCTCAGCTTGAGCACCACCGTCAACAAGACTCTCCAGCCGCCTCCACCTCCTCCACGCTAGAAGACCATGTTCAGAAGACAAAGTCTCTGATCTCTGCCCTCAATTTTGTCTCTCGCGATCTCCCTCTCCCTCCTGATCTCTTCGACACCGTCTCTTCAATCTATTCAGATGACGGCAACGCTGATTTTGACGGTGGGACCCAAGATAAAAGCCGATTG CAGGGTAATCCTGGGATTTCCATCAGAGGTGATTTGATGACTGAATTTGAGGATGCACTTTCAAAGCAAAGGCCAAATTGCATGTCGGGTTTTGCTCTTGCAGAATTGAGGGAAAATCGATATCAAAGCCATATTCTGCATCGCATTAATGAACTTGAAG AACTTTCTTCAACCAGAGGTGAAGACCTGCAGATGAAGTGCTTACTTGAACTTCATGGACTAAAG CTAGCAGAGTTGCAGAGCAAAGTTCGATCTGAAGTGAGTTCAGAGTACTGGCTTCGTTTGAATTGTACGTTTCCTGACAAGCAACTCTTTGACTGGGGTATTATGAGATTGCCTCGTCCATTATATGGTATAGGAGATGCTTTTGCCATGGAAGCTGATGATCAATTCCGGAAGAAACGAGATGCTGAG AGGCTGTCAAGGTTGGAAGAGGAAGAAAGGAACCAGGTGGAgactagaaaaagaaaattttttgcAGAAATACTCAATGCAGTCCGAGAGTTCCAATTGCAAGTTCAGGCTACTCTTAAAAGGAGGAAGCAAAGGAATGATGGGATTCAG GCATGGCATGGAAGGCAGAGGCAGCGGGCTACTCGGGCAGAGAAACTGAGGCTCCAAGCCCTGAAGGCTGATGATCAAGAAGCTTATATGAGAATGGTAAAGGAGAGCAAGAATGAACGACTTACAATGCTTCTTGAAGAAACAAATAAACTACTTGTTAACTTGGGAGCTGCAGTCCAGCGCCAAAAAGATGCAAAACATTCTGATGGTATTGAACCTTTAAAAGACTTAGAAGCTGATTCGCCTGAGTTGGATGCTTCAAGGAATGAAAGTCCACTTGATACATGTCCCGAGGAAGATGAAGTCATTGATTCTGATATTAATGATGATAGTGGTGATTTGCTTGAAGGCCAGCGACAGTATAACTCAGCCATTCATTCAATTCAGGAGAAG GTAACTGAGCAGCCATCCATACTTAAAGGTGGACAATTAAGACCATACCAGTTAGAAGGACTTCAGTGGATGCTGTCTTTGTTCAACAACAATTTAAATGGAATTTTAGCCGATGAGATGGGGTTGGggaaaacaatacaaacaatttCGTTAATAGCATATCTTAAGGAGACAAAGGGTATCTGCGGGCCACACTTGATAGTTGCTCCAAAGGCTGTGCTACCAAATTGGATCAATGAATTCTCGACATGGATTGAGGAGAATGA GATTAAAGCTTTTCTTTATGATGGACGTCTCGAAGAGAGAAAGGCCATAAGGGAACAGTTATCAAAAGAGGGGAACTTGCAGGTGTTGATCACACATTATGATCTAATCATGAGAGATAaagcttttttgaaaaaaattcactgGCAATACATGATTGTTGATGAAGGGCATCGATTAAAGAATCACGAGTGTGCTCTGGCAAAGACTATTGCAGG CTATCAGCTTAAGCGCAGACTTCTATTGACTGGGACTCCAATACAGAACAGCTTGCAGGAACTGTGGTCCTTGCTTAATTTTCTCCTCCCACATATTTTTAATTCCGAGGACAAATTTGAAGAGTGGTTTAATGCTCCCTTTGCTGATCGGGGTGAAGTTTCTCTTACCGATGAAGAACAGCTATTGATCATTCGTCGTTTGCATAAT GTTATAAGGCCATTTATTTTGAGGAGGAAAAAAGATGAGGTGGAGAAATATCTTCCTGGGAAATCTCAGGTTATACTAAAATGTGATTTGTCAGCATGGCAGAAAGTATATTACCAACAAGTTACAGAGATGGGCAGGGTTGGGCTGCAAAATG GATCGGGAAAATCAAAGAGTCTACAGAACCTTACGATGCAGCTCAGGAAGTGCTGCAACCACCCGTATCTTTTTGTTGGGGACTATAATATGTGGAGGAAGGATGAAATCATGAGAGCATCAGGGAAGTTTGAGCTACTTGACCGCTTGCTCCCAAAACTCCATGCAACTGATCATAGAGTCCTGCTTTTTTCACAAATGACTCGTCTTATGGATATTCTTGAAATTTACTTGCAACTTCATGATTACAAGTATCTTAGACTTGATGGCTCAACAAAAACTGAGGAAAGAGGAACTTTACTAAAGAAATTCAATGCTCCAGACTCTCCTTACTTCATGTTCCTTTTGAGCACTCGTGCTGGAGGTCTTGGTTTGAATTTACAAACAGCAGATACTGTGATAATTTTTGATAGTGATTGGAACCCCCAAATGGACCAGCAGGCAGAGGATCGTGCACATCGTATTGGACAAAAGAAGGAAGTCAGGGTTTTTGTATTGGTTAGTGTTGGATCGGTTGAAGAGGTAATCTTGGAGCGTGCAAAACAGAAGAAGGGCATTGATGCCAAGGTCATCCAGGCTGGACTTTTTAATACTACATCCACAG CTCAGGACAGAAGAGAAATGTTACAAGACATCATGCGTAGAGGAACTAGCTCACTTGGAACAGATGTGCCAAGTGAGAGAGAGATCAACCGCCTTGCAGCCCGTTCTCAAGAAGAGTTCCGAATTTTTGAGGAGATggacaaggaaagaagaaaacaggAGGATTACAGATCTCGTCTCATGGAAGAGCATGAGGTACCTGAATGGGCATATCAAGCACCTGATAGCAAGGAAGACAAGGGCAAAGGTTTTGAGCAGAATAGTACTAGTGTCTTGGGAAAGCGGAGAAGAAAGGAGGTGACATACGGTGACACATTAAGTGATTTACAGTGGATGAAGGCTGTTGAAAATGGACAAGACATATCCAAATTATCAAGTaaaggaaagaaacaagaaCATACTCGGTCTGAAGTTAATGATACTGCCAATAATAGTGCAGGAACGGAGAAAAAGGTTCTGGAAATGAGGAATGATAGCATGCCCGTGGCAAGTGAGGGCACAAGCGAGGATACCTATGCTTCAGCCCCGAAAAGACCCCAGTCTGAAGAGGCAGTCACTGAAAAAACAGACTATCAGGTTTTAGAAAAATCTGAACAAGGTGTTGGGGGAAGTGGTTGGAACAGGCAAATATTTACATGGAATACTTACAAGAAGAAGAGATCCAGTTATGTTTTTCCAAGTTCGTCATCGGACTCTAGAGGGCAGAATTCCAACGTAAAAGGAAATGGGTGGGCTTGA
- the LOC133704728 gene encoding probable ATP-dependent DNA helicase CHR12 isoform X2 yields MVPQLEHHRQQDSPAASTSSTLEDHVQKTKSLISALNFVSRDLPLPPDLFDTVSSIYSDDGNADFDGGTQDKSRLGNPGISIRGDLMTEFEDALSKQRPNCMSGFALAELRENRYQSHILHRINELEELSSTRGEDLQMKCLLELHGLKLAELQSKVRSEVSSEYWLRLNCTFPDKQLFDWGIMRLPRPLYGIGDAFAMEADDQFRKKRDAERLSRLEEEERNQVETRKRKFFAEILNAVREFQLQVQATLKRRKQRNDGIQAWHGRQRQRATRAEKLRLQALKADDQEAYMRMVKESKNERLTMLLEETNKLLVNLGAAVQRQKDAKHSDGIEPLKDLEADSPELDASRNESPLDTCPEEDEVIDSDINDDSGDLLEGQRQYNSAIHSIQEKVTEQPSILKGGQLRPYQLEGLQWMLSLFNNNLNGILADEMGLGKTIQTISLIAYLKETKGICGPHLIVAPKAVLPNWINEFSTWIEENEIKAFLYDGRLEERKAIREQLSKEGNLQVLITHYDLIMRDKAFLKKIHWQYMIVDEGHRLKNHECALAKTIAGYQLKRRLLLTGTPIQNSLQELWSLLNFLLPHIFNSEDKFEEWFNAPFADRGEVSLTDEEQLLIIRRLHNVIRPFILRRKKDEVEKYLPGKSQVILKCDLSAWQKVYYQQVTEMGRVGLQNGSGKSKSLQNLTMQLRKCCNHPYLFVGDYNMWRKDEIMRASGKFELLDRLLPKLHATDHRVLLFSQMTRLMDILEIYLQLHDYKYLRLDGSTKTEERGTLLKKFNAPDSPYFMFLLSTRAGGLGLNLQTADTVIIFDSDWNPQMDQQAEDRAHRIGQKKEVRVFVLVSVGSVEEVILERAKQKKGIDAKVIQAGLFNTTSTAQDRREMLQDIMRRGTSSLGTDVPSEREINRLAARSQEEFRIFEEMDKERRKQEDYRSRLMEEHEVPEWAYQAPDSKEDKGKGFEQNSTSVLGKRRRKEVTYGDTLSDLQWMKAVENGQDISKLSSKGKKQEHTRSEVNDTANNSAGTEKKVLEMRNDSMPVASEGTSEDTYASAPKRPQSEEAVTEKTDYQVLEKSEQGVGGSGWNRQIFTWNTYKKKRSSYVFPSSSSDSRGQNSNVKGNGWA; encoded by the exons ATGGTCCCTCAGCTTGAGCACCACCGTCAACAAGACTCTCCAGCCGCCTCCACCTCCTCCACGCTAGAAGACCATGTTCAGAAGACAAAGTCTCTGATCTCTGCCCTCAATTTTGTCTCTCGCGATCTCCCTCTCCCTCCTGATCTCTTCGACACCGTCTCTTCAATCTATTCAGATGACGGCAACGCTGATTTTGACGGTGGGACCCAAGATAAAAGCCGATTG GGTAATCCTGGGATTTCCATCAGAGGTGATTTGATGACTGAATTTGAGGATGCACTTTCAAAGCAAAGGCCAAATTGCATGTCGGGTTTTGCTCTTGCAGAATTGAGGGAAAATCGATATCAAAGCCATATTCTGCATCGCATTAATGAACTTGAAG AACTTTCTTCAACCAGAGGTGAAGACCTGCAGATGAAGTGCTTACTTGAACTTCATGGACTAAAG CTAGCAGAGTTGCAGAGCAAAGTTCGATCTGAAGTGAGTTCAGAGTACTGGCTTCGTTTGAATTGTACGTTTCCTGACAAGCAACTCTTTGACTGGGGTATTATGAGATTGCCTCGTCCATTATATGGTATAGGAGATGCTTTTGCCATGGAAGCTGATGATCAATTCCGGAAGAAACGAGATGCTGAG AGGCTGTCAAGGTTGGAAGAGGAAGAAAGGAACCAGGTGGAgactagaaaaagaaaattttttgcAGAAATACTCAATGCAGTCCGAGAGTTCCAATTGCAAGTTCAGGCTACTCTTAAAAGGAGGAAGCAAAGGAATGATGGGATTCAG GCATGGCATGGAAGGCAGAGGCAGCGGGCTACTCGGGCAGAGAAACTGAGGCTCCAAGCCCTGAAGGCTGATGATCAAGAAGCTTATATGAGAATGGTAAAGGAGAGCAAGAATGAACGACTTACAATGCTTCTTGAAGAAACAAATAAACTACTTGTTAACTTGGGAGCTGCAGTCCAGCGCCAAAAAGATGCAAAACATTCTGATGGTATTGAACCTTTAAAAGACTTAGAAGCTGATTCGCCTGAGTTGGATGCTTCAAGGAATGAAAGTCCACTTGATACATGTCCCGAGGAAGATGAAGTCATTGATTCTGATATTAATGATGATAGTGGTGATTTGCTTGAAGGCCAGCGACAGTATAACTCAGCCATTCATTCAATTCAGGAGAAG GTAACTGAGCAGCCATCCATACTTAAAGGTGGACAATTAAGACCATACCAGTTAGAAGGACTTCAGTGGATGCTGTCTTTGTTCAACAACAATTTAAATGGAATTTTAGCCGATGAGATGGGGTTGGggaaaacaatacaaacaatttCGTTAATAGCATATCTTAAGGAGACAAAGGGTATCTGCGGGCCACACTTGATAGTTGCTCCAAAGGCTGTGCTACCAAATTGGATCAATGAATTCTCGACATGGATTGAGGAGAATGA GATTAAAGCTTTTCTTTATGATGGACGTCTCGAAGAGAGAAAGGCCATAAGGGAACAGTTATCAAAAGAGGGGAACTTGCAGGTGTTGATCACACATTATGATCTAATCATGAGAGATAaagcttttttgaaaaaaattcactgGCAATACATGATTGTTGATGAAGGGCATCGATTAAAGAATCACGAGTGTGCTCTGGCAAAGACTATTGCAGG CTATCAGCTTAAGCGCAGACTTCTATTGACTGGGACTCCAATACAGAACAGCTTGCAGGAACTGTGGTCCTTGCTTAATTTTCTCCTCCCACATATTTTTAATTCCGAGGACAAATTTGAAGAGTGGTTTAATGCTCCCTTTGCTGATCGGGGTGAAGTTTCTCTTACCGATGAAGAACAGCTATTGATCATTCGTCGTTTGCATAAT GTTATAAGGCCATTTATTTTGAGGAGGAAAAAAGATGAGGTGGAGAAATATCTTCCTGGGAAATCTCAGGTTATACTAAAATGTGATTTGTCAGCATGGCAGAAAGTATATTACCAACAAGTTACAGAGATGGGCAGGGTTGGGCTGCAAAATG GATCGGGAAAATCAAAGAGTCTACAGAACCTTACGATGCAGCTCAGGAAGTGCTGCAACCACCCGTATCTTTTTGTTGGGGACTATAATATGTGGAGGAAGGATGAAATCATGAGAGCATCAGGGAAGTTTGAGCTACTTGACCGCTTGCTCCCAAAACTCCATGCAACTGATCATAGAGTCCTGCTTTTTTCACAAATGACTCGTCTTATGGATATTCTTGAAATTTACTTGCAACTTCATGATTACAAGTATCTTAGACTTGATGGCTCAACAAAAACTGAGGAAAGAGGAACTTTACTAAAGAAATTCAATGCTCCAGACTCTCCTTACTTCATGTTCCTTTTGAGCACTCGTGCTGGAGGTCTTGGTTTGAATTTACAAACAGCAGATACTGTGATAATTTTTGATAGTGATTGGAACCCCCAAATGGACCAGCAGGCAGAGGATCGTGCACATCGTATTGGACAAAAGAAGGAAGTCAGGGTTTTTGTATTGGTTAGTGTTGGATCGGTTGAAGAGGTAATCTTGGAGCGTGCAAAACAGAAGAAGGGCATTGATGCCAAGGTCATCCAGGCTGGACTTTTTAATACTACATCCACAG CTCAGGACAGAAGAGAAATGTTACAAGACATCATGCGTAGAGGAACTAGCTCACTTGGAACAGATGTGCCAAGTGAGAGAGAGATCAACCGCCTTGCAGCCCGTTCTCAAGAAGAGTTCCGAATTTTTGAGGAGATggacaaggaaagaagaaaacaggAGGATTACAGATCTCGTCTCATGGAAGAGCATGAGGTACCTGAATGGGCATATCAAGCACCTGATAGCAAGGAAGACAAGGGCAAAGGTTTTGAGCAGAATAGTACTAGTGTCTTGGGAAAGCGGAGAAGAAAGGAGGTGACATACGGTGACACATTAAGTGATTTACAGTGGATGAAGGCTGTTGAAAATGGACAAGACATATCCAAATTATCAAGTaaaggaaagaaacaagaaCATACTCGGTCTGAAGTTAATGATACTGCCAATAATAGTGCAGGAACGGAGAAAAAGGTTCTGGAAATGAGGAATGATAGCATGCCCGTGGCAAGTGAGGGCACAAGCGAGGATACCTATGCTTCAGCCCCGAAAAGACCCCAGTCTGAAGAGGCAGTCACTGAAAAAACAGACTATCAGGTTTTAGAAAAATCTGAACAAGGTGTTGGGGGAAGTGGTTGGAACAGGCAAATATTTACATGGAATACTTACAAGAAGAAGAGATCCAGTTATGTTTTTCCAAGTTCGTCATCGGACTCTAGAGGGCAGAATTCCAACGTAAAAGGAAATGGGTGGGCTTGA